A stretch of DNA from Pseudomonadota bacterium:
TCTGTTTTTGAGATTTCAAAGCTTGAAAGCGCGCCATCGTAACGAACAACCTCGCCATCCTTACGCTCGGTCCAGCCGACAAGGTCATCGGTGGCACAACCTGCAAAGTCTTCGATGGTTTTGATTTCATCTTTGCCCAGAGCAACAAGCATCGAGGTTGTCAGGCCATCGATTTGCCGCAGGGTATCCTCAACGCCCAGTTCGCGGCGCTCGGCATCGGCTTTGGCTTCCTGTTCTTCGAGGAACTCGCGTGCCCGTGCCTGAAGCTCGTCGGCGGTTTCATCGTCGAAGCCCTCAATGGATGAAATCTCCTCGCGCTCGACATAGGCGATCTCTTCCATGGTTGCGAAGCCCTCGGATGCGAGAAGCTGACCGACCACCTCATCCACGTTGAGCGAGGAGACAAACAATTCTGACCGCTCGGCAAATTCCTTCTGTCGGCGGCCTGATTCCTCGTCCTCGGTCATAATATCAATGTCCCAGCCGGTCAGCTGGGAGGCGAGGCGCACATTCTGCCCACGCCGTCCAATGGCGAGCGACAGCTGATCCTCGGGTACCACCACTTCGATGCGCTGGGTATCTTCATCAAGCACAACCTTGGCGACTTCCGCGGGCTGCAAGGCGTTCACGATGAACGTGGCTTCGTCCATGGACCAAGGGATGATGTCGATGCGTTCGCCCTGCAGTTCCTGAACAACGGCCTGGACGCGGCTACCGCGCATACCAACGCATGCGCCAACCGGGTCAATGGACGAATCATTGGAGATAACGCCGATCTTCGCGCGCGAACCTGGGTCGCGCGCCACCCGTTTGATCTCGATGACGCCGTCGTAGATTTCCGGCACTTCCATGGTGAACAGTTTGACCATGAATTGCGGGTGGGTCCGCGACAGGAAGATCTGCGGGCCACGCTGTTCACGCCGTACATCGAGGACGTAGGCGCGAATGCGATCACCATACTTGAAGGGCTCACGCGGGATGAGTTCATCGCGCCGCACGATGGCTTCGCCGCGGCCCAGATCGACGATCACATTGCCGTATTCGACCCGCTTGACCGTACCGTTGACGATTTCACCAATGCGATCCTTGTACTCTTCGTACTGCCGATCGCGCTCCGCTTCACGGACTTTCTGGACGATTACCTGCTTTGCCGACTGAGCCGCGATACGCCCGAAATCGAGCGGCGGCAGCTGTTCGGCGATCACCGAGCCGACCTCAGCATCGGGCATGGAATGCTTGGCGTCGGCGAGGGTGGTTTGCGCGTCCGGGTTTTCGACCTCTTCCACTACATGAATCAGTCGGTGGAGCTTCAACTCGCCCGTTTTTGCGTTGATTTGAGCTCGAATATCGGTCTCCGAGCCGTAGCGGGCGCGAGCAGCTTTCGCCATGGCTTCTTCCATGGCTGAGATGACGATCTGACGATCGATTGATTTCTCGCGCGCGACCGCATCGGCAATCTGCAGCAGCTCTAACCTGTTTGCACTGACGGCCATCGGCCTATTCTCCTTGTCCAGCACGAGCGCAACGTTCCTGATGGCTCGCTCGTGGGTCGTGGGTCGGTATTGCTAAGTTCATGCGCGGGTTTGCCTCAGCTTTCCGCTTTGTTGTTGTCGTTCATCGCTTGCGCAGCTTTCTGGGCGGCCTGTTGTGCCTTGCGCGCCGCTTCGAAAAGCGCGTCGGTCATCACCAGCTTAGCCTCTTCCATCGCTGCATAGGGCAAAGTGACGGTCAAAGGCGCTTCAACAGCGTCGATCTCAAGTTCGACAGCCTCGTCACGCGCCGAAACAATCGTTCCGCGGTAGCGCCGTCGCCCCTCACCGGTACCGGTATCGATCGGCCGCGACAGTTCGATCTTTGCGACATGACCAATAGCGCGTTCGAAGTCTTCAACCCGCACCAGCGGTCGATCGACACCAGGCGAGGAAACCTCGAGATGGTAGGCTGTCTTGATCGGATCATCGACGTCGAGCGCAGGCGACACGTCCTTGGAAATGGCCTCACAATCCTCAATGGTGAATGTACCATCAGGACGCTCAGCCATGATTTGAACGGTACAACCGTTCTCGCCCGTCACCCGCACCCGAACCAAGCGGTAGCCCAGCTGCTCGATTGCCGGTTCGGCGATCGCGGCAATCCGCGCGGCCACGCCGTTCTCGAACAGAACCCGGGGCGCGCTTTTATCTGAAAGGGGCGGGGTCAACTCGGTCATCAAGCCTCATAAGTCCCTGCTGCCGGACGATGGCAGACAGGGGCAAACAGCGATGCGCCAAACGAAAAGGGCGGGCCCAGCGGACCCACCCCAATCAAAAGTCTGACGATGAAGGTGTTAAAAACTAAATAGTCGAAACCGGCGGCTGTTACAAGCGTTTCGTGTCTATCTGGCAACATTTTCTAGGAAAAACGAGAAGTAGGAAGGCTGCCTTCCCTCCCGTAACGCCTTGGCTTCATACCGTGTACCCGCCCAATCAGGCCACGCCTCGGCCGGGTTGCGTGTCCCGATACGGTAGCGGGAATCTGCGTGCACGGCCTTCAGTGCGGTTTGCTTGTAAACCTCGATATCTGTCGCCAGCCGCAACTCGCCGCCAACCTCCAGAACGCGCGCGAACAGCGAAAGGGTATCACCGGCGATGAAACGGCGCTTCTCGTGCCGTAACTTCGGCCATGGATCGGGGTAGAGGAGGTATACGATCGCCAAACATCGCGGCGGTAGCCAGCGTAAGACATCACGCGCGTCCCCTTCGTGGGTCCGCAGCCGCGCCGCGCCGGGATGCTGACAAGCGCCTTCCAGCAGGCGCGCCATCCCGTTGACAAACGGTTCGCAGCCGATGAAGCCGCTGCTTGGTTTATCCGAAAGCTGATGCAGAAGGTGCTCGCCGCCGCCAAAACCAATCTCCATCGCCAACGCTTCGATGGGCTGCCCGAACAAAGCCCTTGGGTCCGCGCATGGTATCGAAAGGTCCAAGGCGAAGCGGGCCTGGCCGGTTTCGTAAGCAGCACGGCGATTGGCGCGCAGCGTTTTGCCTTTCCTGCGGCCATACAGAAGACCCCGCGAGCGTTCACGGGCGCCGCGGTCTTGGTCTGTGCTTGAAGGCTGATCTTGAGGCATCGGACGCGATCAATCAAAGCACGACACTGACGTCAACCGCGGGCGTGGCCGCGTCAGTCATCAGCATCCGGGCCTGCCGGTCATCGAACGGCTGTTCCTGTTAGCGTTGCCGATCAGCCATGATGTGTGGAAGATCAGCAGGTTCAGCCCTTGCCCGTTCACAGCTGTGTGGCTTCCAT
This window harbors:
- the rimP gene encoding ribosome maturation factor RimP, which encodes MTELTPPLSDKSAPRVLFENGVAARIAAIAEPAIEQLGYRLVRVRVTGENGCTVQIMAERPDGTFTIEDCEAISKDVSPALDVDDPIKTAYHLEVSSPGVDRPLVRVEDFERAIGHVAKIELSRPIDTGTGEGRRRYRGTIVSARDEAVELEIDAVEAPLTVTLPYAAMEEAKLVMTDALFEAARKAQQAAQKAAQAMNDNNKAES
- a CDS encoding tRNA (guanosine(46)-N7)-methyltransferase TrmB; translated protein: MPQDQPSSTDQDRGARERSRGLLYGRRKGKTLRANRRAAYETGQARFALDLSIPCADPRALFGQPIEALAMEIGFGGGEHLLHQLSDKPSSGFIGCEPFVNGMARLLEGACQHPGAARLRTHEGDARDVLRWLPPRCLAIVYLLYPDPWPKLRHEKRRFIAGDTLSLFARVLEVGGELRLATDIEVYKQTALKAVHADSRYRIGTRNPAEAWPDWAGTRYEAKALREGRQPSYFSFFLENVAR
- the nusA gene encoding transcription termination factor NusA, with amino-acid sequence MAVSANRLELLQIADAVAREKSIDRQIVISAMEEAMAKAARARYGSETDIRAQINAKTGELKLHRLIHVVEEVENPDAQTTLADAKHSMPDAEVGSVIAEQLPPLDFGRIAAQSAKQVIVQKVREAERDRQYEEYKDRIGEIVNGTVKRVEYGNVIVDLGRGEAIVRRDELIPREPFKYGDRIRAYVLDVRREQRGPQIFLSRTHPQFMVKLFTMEVPEIYDGVIEIKRVARDPGSRAKIGVISNDSSIDPVGACVGMRGSRVQAVVQELQGERIDIIPWSMDEATFIVNALQPAEVAKVVLDEDTQRIEVVVPEDQLSLAIGRRGQNVRLASQLTGWDIDIMTEDEESGRRQKEFAERSELFVSSLNVDEVVGQLLASEGFATMEEIAYVEREEISSIEGFDDETADELQARAREFLEEQEAKADAERRELGVEDTLRQIDGLTTSMLVALGKDEIKTIEDFAGCATDDLVGWTERKDGEVVRYDGALSSFEISKTEAEGMIMQARVAAGWISAEDLLAMNAPAADESETADEGAPA